The following coding sequences are from one Pseudomonadota bacterium window:
- a CDS encoding LTA synthase family protein: protein MKGTRAKRGEAVRPERRGLLAAAMIEAGVLGVAYAAEAVAFKALELGQQGGGASATDVFRAAAPDLALAAVFVVALGVLLSIPSRLVRIAGGVVGYAAIAAALVVNAASHGYFAATGSPLSLSSIDVWASNAREINTVIAGEALTWKLPLVVAQVAFALVAAVAFRLPPIRRRLAGRGALSRRAAIAAVAIPAAFFVAAVAAPPLEGKRMGLSRSVPLSVAAEVGRGIAGDEVAAVKEEPPTSLVFSEAPGAPRPNVVVIVFESLNWKSSDVYVEGRNATPFLAEIASKSLVVDTQYTVVPHTSKAIVSILCGLTPYPGSKRIESTPGILPKKCMAHVLRGQGYKTAFFQPATDFEERSQLVKNMGFETFRGLADFKTAGFEKTSYFGREDKIMLAPSLEWVDKVKGEPFFLTLLTLASHHNYVTPQSFPRADYPEEDPDQRNYLNAIRYIDDFVRGVFEGFEKRGLLDDTVFLIVGDHGEAFAEHGRRQHDLIMWEEGLRSAALIHGPRFLPPPGRVEGVRSHLDLVPTVADLLGLEAKEGSFEGQSLLAPVPDDRKLFHACWFNNQCAAVREGPIKTIYHYESQPMEVYNDAVDELERDDLAGKDLYGEPFLASRKKEILEWKASIERRYRDWEKGLAVGRVLKAPPEIANRISARFGDSIELVGYEVSPLALEAGGDVRAKYVFKCLKKPPAGAELFVHVLKDKGGYLNADHEPVGGAYPIRKWRPGEYVVDEHSVHIPADWAGERARLAVGFWNEKSDKRFEVAGEGLEISDNRLVLINAQVKGSRARATLGAEAIRRKVGPWVGPVRPAFAQPLGDVFGDAVELVGVTVRRADVKLAGTVEVDYVFLSIAPVGAWKLVVALVPEAEGGKPIKGDHDPIGGLFPPNLWRPGEYVVDRHSIHIDMYKSKVGKYGLWIGFQEGGRPVPVSGKSRTDERGRVYLGEVTINPRTERQ from the coding sequence GGGGTCGCCTACGCGGCCGAGGCCGTCGCCTTCAAGGCGCTCGAGCTCGGCCAGCAGGGTGGCGGGGCCTCGGCGACCGACGTGTTCCGCGCGGCCGCGCCGGACCTAGCCCTCGCCGCGGTCTTCGTCGTCGCGCTCGGCGTCCTCCTGTCGATTCCGAGCCGGCTCGTCCGGATCGCCGGCGGGGTGGTCGGCTACGCGGCGATCGCCGCGGCGCTCGTCGTGAACGCCGCGAGCCATGGCTACTTCGCGGCGACCGGCTCGCCCCTCTCGCTCTCGTCGATCGACGTGTGGGCATCCAACGCGCGGGAGATCAACACCGTGATCGCGGGGGAGGCGCTCACGTGGAAGCTGCCGCTCGTCGTCGCCCAGGTCGCGTTCGCCCTCGTGGCCGCGGTCGCGTTCCGGCTGCCCCCGATCCGGAGGAGGCTCGCCGGGCGCGGGGCGCTCTCGCGGCGCGCGGCGATCGCGGCCGTGGCGATCCCCGCCGCCTTCTTCGTGGCCGCCGTCGCGGCGCCGCCGCTCGAAGGGAAGCGGATGGGCCTCAGCCGCTCGGTCCCGCTGTCCGTCGCGGCCGAGGTCGGGCGCGGGATCGCGGGCGACGAGGTCGCCGCGGTGAAGGAGGAGCCTCCGACGAGCCTCGTCTTCTCCGAGGCGCCCGGCGCGCCGCGACCGAACGTCGTGGTCATCGTGTTCGAGTCGCTGAACTGGAAGTCCTCCGACGTCTACGTGGAGGGCCGCAACGCGACGCCGTTCCTCGCGGAGATCGCCTCGAAGAGCCTCGTCGTGGACACCCAGTACACCGTCGTCCCGCACACGTCGAAGGCGATCGTCTCCATCCTCTGCGGCCTGACGCCGTACCCGGGCTCGAAGCGCATCGAGTCGACGCCCGGGATCCTCCCGAAGAAGTGCATGGCGCACGTCCTGCGCGGCCAGGGGTACAAGACCGCGTTCTTCCAGCCGGCGACGGACTTCGAGGAGCGCAGCCAGCTCGTGAAGAACATGGGCTTCGAGACGTTCCGGGGCCTCGCCGACTTCAAGACGGCGGGCTTCGAGAAGACGAGCTACTTCGGCCGCGAGGACAAGATCATGCTCGCGCCCAGCCTCGAGTGGGTCGACAAGGTTAAGGGCGAGCCGTTCTTCCTCACGCTGCTCACGCTCGCGTCGCACCACAACTACGTCACGCCGCAGTCGTTCCCGCGGGCCGACTACCCGGAGGAGGATCCGGACCAGCGGAACTACCTGAACGCCATCCGCTACATCGACGACTTCGTCCGCGGCGTGTTCGAGGGGTTCGAGAAGCGCGGGCTGCTCGACGACACGGTGTTCCTCATCGTCGGCGACCACGGCGAGGCGTTCGCGGAGCACGGCCGCAGGCAGCACGATCTCATCATGTGGGAGGAGGGGCTCAGGAGCGCGGCGCTGATCCACGGCCCCCGGTTCCTGCCGCCGCCCGGGCGCGTCGAGGGGGTCCGCTCGCACCTCGACCTCGTCCCGACGGTGGCCGACCTCCTCGGCCTCGAGGCGAAGGAGGGCTCCTTCGAGGGGCAGAGCCTCCTCGCGCCCGTGCCCGACGACCGAAAGCTCTTCCACGCGTGCTGGTTCAACAACCAGTGCGCGGCGGTGCGCGAGGGCCCGATCAAGACGATCTACCACTACGAGTCGCAGCCGATGGAGGTCTACAACGACGCCGTCGACGAGCTCGAGCGCGACGATCTCGCGGGGAAGGATCTGTACGGCGAGCCGTTCCTCGCGTCGCGCAAGAAGGAGATCCTCGAGTGGAAGGCGTCGATCGAGCGCCGCTACAGGGATTGGGAGAAGGGGCTCGCGGTCGGGCGGGTCCTTAAGGCGCCTCCCGAGATCGCGAACCGGATCTCGGCGCGGTTCGGCGACTCGATCGAGCTCGTCGGCTACGAGGTGAGCCCGCTCGCGCTCGAGGCGGGTGGCGACGTGCGCGCGAAGTACGTTTTCAAGTGCCTGAAGAAGCCGCCCGCAGGGGCCGAGCTGTTCGTCCACGTCCTCAAGGACAAGGGCGGCTACCTGAACGCCGACCACGAGCCCGTGGGCGGGGCGTACCCGATCCGCAAGTGGCGGCCGGGCGAGTACGTCGTCGACGAGCACTCGGTGCACATCCCGGCGGACTGGGCCGGCGAGCGGGCGCGTCTCGCGGTGGGCTTCTGGAACGAGAAGTCGGACAAGCGCTTCGAGGTCGCGGGCGAGGGGCTCGAGATCTCGGACAACCGCCTCGTGCTGATCAACGCACAGGTCAAGGGGAGCCGCGCCCGCGCGACGCTCGGCGCCGAGGCGATCCGGCGCAAGGTCGGGCCTTGGGTGGGCCCCGTGCGGCCCGCGTTCGCGCAGCCTTTGGGGGACGTGTTCGGCGACGCGGTGGAGCTCGTGGGCGTGACCGTGCGGCGCGCGGACGTCAAGCTCGCGGGCACGGTCGAGGTGGACTACGTCTTCCTTTCAATCGCGCCCGTCGGGGCGTGGAAGCTCGTGGTCGCGCTCGTGCCCGAGGCCGAGGGCGGCAAGCCGATCAAGGGCGATCACGATCCGATAGGCGGGCTCTTCCCGCCGAACCTCTGGCGGCCGGGCGAGTACGTCGTCGATAGGCACTCCATCCACATCGACATGTACAAGAGCAAGGTCGGGAAGTACGGCCTGTGGATCGGCTTCCAGGAGGGCGGGAGGCCGGTCCCGGTGAGCGGGAAGAGCCGGACCGACGAGCGCGGCCGCGTCTACCTCGGCGAGGTGACGATCAACCCCAGGACCGAGAGACAGTAG